Genomic DNA from bacterium:
TCGATGGGCAGCGGCGGGCCGAAACGTTGTCCGTCGAGGAATTCATCAATCTTTCCGAAGGGTTTGGAGAATCCCGCTGATGCGGGGCGATGACTTGCGCGATGCGAATCCCGCCCGTCAGGCGGCGCCTTTCGCGGGTGCTGGCAATCGCGCCGATGTTCGGTTAAATGTTGAGAAATTCGACCGCATTTCCTACAATGGCAGAAGGAAAGGCGGTCCCTTTCCGCGCGCTCTTTGGTGTGAATGACGCGGCCACGCTACATCGTTGTCGAAGGTCCGATCGGCGTCGGAAAGTCGAGCCTCGTGCGCAAGCTCGGGGAGCGGCTGGACGCGCGAATGATTTTCGAGCAGGTGGAAGAAAATCCGTTTCTGTCGGTGTTTTACCGCGACCCGAGGAAATACGCGTTTCAGACGCAGCTCTTTTTCCTCCTGTCGCGCTACCAGCAGCAGCGGGAACTTTCGCAGCAGGACCTTTTCGCGCAGAGCACCGTCAGCGACTACGTTTTCGCCAAGGACAAGATCTTCGCGTATCTGAACCTGGGCGAGCACGAGCTTGCGCTGTACGAAAAGGTGTACCGCATGCTGGAGGTCGAGATCGTCAAACCCGATCTCACGATCTTCCTTGTGGCGCACCCGAAGATTCTGCTCAAACGGGTCCGGATGCGGAATCTGCCTTACGAGAGACGGCTTGGCCTTGAATACCTCGAGCAATTGACGAATGCGTACAGCCGATTTTTCTTCGCGTACGACGAAAGTCCGCTGCTTGTGGTGAACACGTCGGATATCGATTTCGTGAACAACCCGGAGCATTTCCAGGCCCTGCTTCACGAGATCGATCATCACGAAAAGGGCGTGAAACACTTTATTCCGCTTGGATCCGGCTAGCCGGACCGGGACGGAGACGCGAGAGCCGCCGCACGCGCGCCGCGCGCGATCGGCGCCAGCCTGTCTTCCGCCTCGGCCGTCCGGATCCCCGGAAGGCCGTTTTTGCATGGCGCGTACGAAGGAACATATCGCCCCGCGCGTGATCGAAAATCCGCGCGAGATGCGCGCGATCTCCGAGGCGATCCGCCGCGACGGGCGGACCATCGCGTTCGTGCCGACGATGGGCTATCTGCACGACGGCCATCGCGCGCTCCTGGCTGAGGCGCGCAAGCGCGGCGACGTGCTCGTGATGAGCGTGTTCGTCAATCCGACGCAGTTCGCGCCGACCGAGGATCTGAAGGACTACCCGCGCGATTTCGCGCGCGACGCGATCATGGCCGGCGAGGAAGGCGTGGACATCATCTTCCACCCGTCACCCGAGGCCATGTATCCGACGGGATTTCTCACCGAGGTGCGCGTTCGCGAGATGTCCGGGGTGCTTTGCGGCGTATCGCGGCCGACGCATTTCGCGGGCGTGGCGACGGTGGTCTGCAAGCTGTTCAATGTTGTGCGGCCGCACATCGCGGTGTTCGGGGAAAAGGATTACCAGCAGCTTCAGGTCATCCGTCGGATGGTCGAAGACCTGGATATGGACGTCGAGATCAAGGCGTGGCCGACGGTGCGCGAGGCGGACGGGCTGGCGATGAGCAGCCGCAACGTCTATCTGTCGGCCGAGGAACGCACGCAGGCGACGGCGCTTTTTCGCGCGCTTCGGGCGGCCGGCGATTGCGTCGATTCCGGCGAACGGAACGCGAACGCGATCCTGAATCTCGTGCGCGGCGTGCTTGACGAAGCGACGCGGGGGACGTTGGATTACGCGGAACTTCGCCGGCTTCCAAATCTGGAGCCGGCCGGGGACCGCATCGTGGGACCGACGCTGCTTGCGCTCGCGATGAAATTCGGGCGCGCGCGGCTGATCGATAACATCGTGCTGCTCCGAGACGAGCCGAAGGGATAAGCCAAGCCGCCGCCGGCAGCCGCAAGGCGACGGACGGCGCACAAAGGAGTGACGGATGAAACGGATCATGCTCAAGAGCAAATTGCACCGCGCCACCGTGACGCAGGCGGACGTGGACTACGAAGGCTCGATCGCGATCGACGAGAATCTTCTGGAAGCCGCGGACATTCTGCCTTACGAGAAGGTCGCGGTGTGGGATGTCACCAACGGCTCGCGCTTCGAGACGTATGCGATCGAGGAGAAACGCGGGTCTGGGTGCATCTGCGTCAACGGGGCCGCCGCCCGGCTCGTGAAACCCGGCGACAAGATCATCATCGCGTCGTTCGTCGAGGTCGAGGACGCCGAGGCGAAAGCCTTCGTGCCCAGGCTCGTGTTCATGAACGACGATAACACGATCAAGACGCTCGATCGGACGGAGTACAAATCGGCGTCGTAGGTAGAAACGCTACAGGCCGCGGGACCATCGCATCGACAAGTACGCCCGCCGGGAATTCGGCGGGCGTTTTGTCGTTTGAATTTTCGTGAACCGGCTTGGGGCGCAAACGGGTCGGCCGCTCCCTGATCCTTCCGTCACGTCCGCGACGTTCAGGAACCGCTCTCGCGGCTCTGAACGTGCCGTGCCGGGACGATGCCGCCCGCTCCCTGACGGTCGCGGCTCTGCCGTCCCACGGAACACGATCCTGGCTTACGCGCGGCTGCCGGGGCGAATCTTGAGCTTGGCTCCCGGGCGGATGATGTGGCCCTTCACGCCGCGATTGAGGCGCTTGATGCTCGTGACGGTCGTCCGGTATTTGCGCGCGATGCCCGATAGCGTATCGCCCTTCCTGACGCGGTAGGTGACGTAGCTCGCCTGAGCTTTCGACTTTTTCGCCTTGGCGAGCTTGATCTGCTGTTCCGTGACCCGGACCTCCGCGGCGTGTTTTTCCATCGCGAGCTGCAAGACGGGCGCGGTTCCCGCGGGGATGTTCAGCGCATAACTTGCGGGGGGCGTAACCGTGCCTAATACGGCCGGGTTCATGTGCTTGAGTTCCTGCGGCGACAGTCCCGCGAGCTCCGCGAGGCGGTGCAGGTTCACCGCGCCGTCCACCGCGAAAGTCTCCGCGGCGTAAGCGGGCGACGGCGTGACGTAGAAGCCGTAAACCTCCGGATCGCGGGCGATCATCATGGCAGCGTAGAACTTCGGCACGTAGTTGACGGTCTCGAGCGGCAGCGGCAGCTCCCAATAGTTGCGCGTGCCGTTCGAGGCGATTTCGCGCGCGACACGATTTTCGCCGCAGTTGTAGGCGGCCAGCGCGAGCGACCAGTCGTCGAACATGTCGTACAGGAACGCGAGATAGTCCGCCGCGGCGCGCGTGGCTTTTTCGGGATCGCGGCGCTCGTCGACGAATTCATCGATCGTAAGGCCGTAGCGGCGGCCCGTCGCGGGGATGAACTGCCACAAGCCCGATGCCTGCGCCGGCGAATAGGCGTAGGGCGAAAAGCCGGATTCGATGATGGGCAGGTATTTGAGATCCGCGGGCAGGTTTTTCTCGGCGAGAACCGCGTCGATCATCGGCTCCCAT
This window encodes:
- a CDS encoding deoxynucleoside kinase, with translation MTRPRYIVVEGPIGVGKSSLVRKLGERLDARMIFEQVEENPFLSVFYRDPRKYAFQTQLFFLLSRYQQQRELSQQDLFAQSTVSDYVFAKDKIFAYLNLGEHELALYEKVYRMLEVEIVKPDLTIFLVAHPKILLKRVRMRNLPYERRLGLEYLEQLTNAYSRFFFAYDESPLLVVNTSDIDFVNNPEHFQALLHEIDHHEKGVKHFIPLGSG
- the panC gene encoding pantoate--beta-alanine ligase, whose protein sequence is MARTKEHIAPRVIENPREMRAISEAIRRDGRTIAFVPTMGYLHDGHRALLAEARKRGDVLVMSVFVNPTQFAPTEDLKDYPRDFARDAIMAGEEGVDIIFHPSPEAMYPTGFLTEVRVREMSGVLCGVSRPTHFAGVATVVCKLFNVVRPHIAVFGEKDYQQLQVIRRMVEDLDMDVEIKAWPTVREADGLAMSSRNVYLSAEERTQATALFRALRAAGDCVDSGERNANAILNLVRGVLDEATRGTLDYAELRRLPNLEPAGDRIVGPTLLALAMKFGRARLIDNIVLLRDEPKG
- a CDS encoding aspartate 1-decarboxylase; protein product: MKRIMLKSKLHRATVTQADVDYEGSIAIDENLLEAADILPYEKVAVWDVTNGSRFETYAIEEKRGSGCICVNGAAARLVKPGDKIIIASFVEVEDAEAKAFVPRLVFMNDDNTIKTLDRTEYKSAS
- a CDS encoding transglycosylase SLT domain-containing protein encodes the protein MIQAPRRLFLVLSFIGVAVLAAGCIQTRNAHVRAELPRIVEDDADVDTPIAEHLPPDVVVARVEKLLAKAEDLVQQNQLADARDRYNRAFKLLLAPTEPEPDEETAIRLEQLYLQVNLGSIRVARLRGVRLGEEPLGAPAMEVSFNAQVEKWMNYFLTTGRSSMVKYLERMGEWEPMIDAVLAEKNLPADLKYLPIIESGFSPYAYSPAQASGLWQFIPATGRRYGLTIDEFVDERRDPEKATRAAADYLAFLYDMFDDWSLALAAYNCGENRVAREIASNGTRNYWELPLPLETVNYVPKFYAAMMIARDPEVYGFYVTPSPAYAAETFAVDGAVNLHRLAELAGLSPQELKHMNPAVLGTVTPPASYALNIPAGTAPVLQLAMEKHAAEVRVTEQQIKLAKAKKSKAQASYVTYRVRKGDTLSGIARKYRTTVTSIKRLNRGVKGHIIRPGAKLKIRPGSRA